The region AGCTATTTTGTGAGCGGCCCCCGCCCCAGTCAGACCAAGTCTCACACACTTGCTCAGCGGCCTCACCGCAGCATCTTTACTCGAAATGTTCTCCGTGAAACCAATcgtgaaaaaaagggggagcaTCCGTTCACTGCGGCGTTTGGGTCAGTCCTGATGTTCGTGCTCATGTCCCGGGATGAGCCAGCGGATGCTGTCGGCGCGGAGGATCCCGTAGGCGGTGAAGCTGGCGATGAAGAGCACGGAGAAGACCAGCAGCCAATCGACACCCGCGACAGGCACGCCGGCCAGCGGGCCCAGGTGGTCGGCCGCCGTCACGTTTCTCTCCGGCCCCGCCTCCAACCCTTGGGAAGAAGCGCGCGTGGACagagtcatttttttggggggggcacgtGGCTTTCGGACATGTGCCCGTTTGATTCGGTATTCACCCGTCTGGTTGGTAATGAAGGAGGCCAGCGTGTCCAGGGTTCTCTCGGAGTGGTTGAAGCGAGCCATGGGTTTGGCCCCTTGGAAGAGGAGGATGTTGGGCACCGCCACCGTCCCGAAACGCGTCGATAGGCTGGCGAAACACACGGAGCGGCTTTTGACGCTCTGGCTCGCTTGTGTTGGAATTGGCACGGAAACGGCCACCTTTCATCAAGCTAGTCAGAGGAATCCATGCATGCCTCCAGAAGGGGGCAGTCACACTCTTACATACGCtcagtacacacaaacacacggtcACTgcccctcactcactcactcactcactcactcactcactcactcactcactcactcactcactcactcacacaaacacacacactgttttatgcacacactgtCACTAAATAACTAACTCACTCTGACTGGCGGCTGGCAGCCCTTTTGTTATGCACATTGTCACCCCCTAGAGGATATGAATAGAACTGCACCAACTGTTTTCCAGCCGTTTACTCCGCATTCTCGCCGACACCGAAGACAGGCGGCCGCGTCGCGTTGGCGGCGGTCACCTGCTGTGCGTTGAGGCGTCCAGGGCCAGGAAGTGCATGGCAGGAAAGACCCGAGGCAACGCGTTGAAGTGCGGCGCCAGGCCGGCCGAGAATTGGCACCAGGCCGTGAAGAAGAGCACCACGGAGCACTCGCTGCCATTGACGCTCAAGAACTCCATCAGGTCCTGAAGGGAACACCAAAGTCACCCTTTTGAGGTTGTGTGGACTTTTCATAAGCGCTGAAAAGTGTTGCAGTGTGCGCAGCTAAGGCGCGTTACCTGCGATGCGTTGAGGACGTTAACGGCCAAGGTGTCCACGCTGCTGACGTTTCTCTGGTCGCAGTTGACCTTGAAGGTCTTGGCGGCCTCTGCGTTCTTCTCCTCGGCGGCGGGAGCGTGGACCATTTCCAATGTCACCTACGCCACCGTAATCATCACAACACGTCCACACGTGTGACCGAGGACATCTCGTGGTACCTGCTGAGACATCTCGGCATCTTCGTCCTCGGCGGGGGGACACTCTGCACCGTCGTCACAAGGCGGCGAGAAGCCCGACCGGGCGTCTTGGACGTTCTTGGGGAAGAGAGACTCCATGTCGGACGGGTCGATGGCGGCCTCGCTACCCATCACGGCATCGGCCATCTCGGCCGTTTTGAACTGACGCTTGAGGAACGTCGGATCCTCGCCCTCCGCAAGTTCAGGGACGCCCTCTGGGTTTAAAGGGTCATGGTAAATAATGCTTGGCCATCATCGCTTTTCATGACTCGCGGCAAGGCTCGTTCATTGCATTACAGAAAGTTCACTTTTTGATTGCTTGTCCAACAATGCCTGCCTTGTTTGAGGTTTGCTCTTTATAAAGTTACCAATTGACGCTTTTCAGTTCAATTCAACTCCGTTTTATGGTACTTTTACCATTTTTGAACCGTTGATATCAGCAATTACAACAATTTTTGGATGTCAATTAGGGATTCGATCACAAATGgaatcaaatgaatgaatttccgaCATAGTTATTCCATCTTTGAGATGTGTTTACACCCGGTTTGTAAAACCTGAGCGTTCAACCGAGTTTATGCCCAATGTGTCCAGTGACGACTGATTCCCAAGACTGTTAGACGCAAACGCACATTACACGTCGCGGCAACTAAGCGATTCAATGAATAATTTGTGCGGAATCACAAGCGTTAAGTTGCCATCCGAAGCGTCACGTCTTAAGCTAAGCTCGCCGTCACTTACCCTGCGATGTCGCCGGCCGAAAGCTCAACACCCAAACGAACAATAACATTGAAGACAGTTTAAAAGTCGTCGCCGAAACAGTCCTCGACATGTTTCTTTCAGAAATGGGTCACAGCTGCGTGCCGCTACAGTTATGACATATTGGCGAGATCGAAGGCTACTATTTAGCGAAGCGGAACTTGGTTTAGGAGCCCGACAGCGGACGACCTAAAATGTGACACCGTCTCCCAACATCCGGTTGTGGACGGATTCTCGTTTGAAGCGAAAttatttggtttcttttttttcaattcgatTAACACGTCTTGGATCAATATCCAACAATAAACTAATCATTGAAAACCCCGGatttaattaatatttttaacatgttttatAACTTTTAGTGCATACTGGCAATGACAAACCTTGTACAGTACTCTACATACAAATCTATAATTGTGTCATTCTAGAATCGGAGGACATTTTACGCCCCACCCGTTAAAATTTAAAGAATCCGGTAATAATTTGACGGAAATGCTAGATATACACTCTAAAAAAACGAGA is a window of Hippocampus zosterae strain Florida chromosome 16, ASM2543408v3, whole genome shotgun sequence DNA encoding:
- the LOC127588037 gene encoding LOW QUALITY PROTEIN: thioredoxin domain-containing protein 15-like (The sequence of the model RefSeq protein was modified relative to this genomic sequence to represent the inferred CDS: substituted 1 base at 1 genomic stop codon); this translates as MSRTVSATTFKLSSMLLFVWVLSFRPATSQGNLAASHEKRXWPSIIYHDPLNPEGVPELAEGEDPTFLKRQFKTAEMADAVMGSEAAIDPSDMESLFPKNVQDARSGFSPPCDDGAECPPAEDEDAEMSQQVTLEMVHAPAAEEKNAEAAKTFKVNCDQRNVSSVDTLAVNVLNASQDLMEFLSVNGSECSVVLFFTAWCQFSAGLAPHFNALPRVFPAMHFLALDASTHSSLSTRFGTVAVPNILLFQGAKPMARFNHSERTLDTLASFITNQTGLEAGPERNVTAADHLGPLAGVPVAGVDWLLVFSVLFIASFTAYGILRADSIRWLIPGHEHEHQD